Proteins co-encoded in one Alphaproteobacteria bacterium genomic window:
- the ribA gene encoding GTP cyclohydrolase II: MTVEHKATAALPTRHGEFTVQAYTCDRGIDHLALVSGTIAAAPLVRLHSECATGDIFASRRCDCRDQLDTALAAVAEKGGIIIYLRGHEGRGIGLANKIRAYALQDEGADTVDANLHLGMAVDDRDYSVAAEILKHLGVSKVRLLTNNQKKVEALEGSGIVITERVPLWIASNPYNQAYLAAKRDKMGHL; encoded by the coding sequence ATGACAGTAGAGCATAAGGCAACAGCCGCCCTTCCCACACGCCATGGCGAGTTTACCGTTCAGGCCTACACCTGCGACCGCGGGATAGACCACCTCGCGCTTGTTTCCGGCACCATAGCGGCCGCGCCGCTCGTGCGCCTGCATTCCGAATGCGCCACGGGTGATATATTCGCCTCCCGCCGCTGCGATTGCCGCGATCAACTTGATACCGCGCTTGCTGCGGTTGCAGAAAAAGGCGGCATCATCATTTATCTGCGTGGTCATGAGGGCCGCGGAATTGGCCTTGCCAACAAAATCAGGGCTTACGCGCTGCAGGATGAAGGCGCGGATACGGTCGATGCCAACCTGCATCTCGGCATGGCCGTCGATGACCGCGATTATTCGGTCGCGGCCGAAATTTTGAAACATCTTGGCGTCAGCAAGGTCAGGCTGCTCACCAACAATCAGAAAAAGGTTGAAGCCCTAGAAGGTAGCGGCATCGTCATCACCGAACGCGTGCCGCTATGGATTGCATCCAACCCGTACAACCAGGCGTATCTGGCAGCAAAGCGCGACAAGATGGGGCACTTGTAG
- a CDS encoding CTP synthase, which yields MATRFIFITGGVVSSLGKGIASAALGALLQARGYKVRLRKLDPYLNVDPGTMSPTQHGEVYVTDDGAETDLDLGHYERFTGVATRQSDNVTTGRLYSSVIAKERRGDYLGATVQVIPHVTDAIKEFVRADLHDEDFVLCEIGGTVGDIESLPFLEAIRQLGNEEGSENTLFIHVTLLPYIKTAGELKTKPTQHSVKELLSLGIQPDMLICRADRPIPDGERKKIALFCNVKKECVIPALDVSTIYEVPISYHAEGFDEQVLRHFDLPADKKPDLDRWEEIVRRVKEPEGEVTIAIVGKYTSLLDSYKSLAEALMHGGVANNVKVNLQWLDSEIFEKPDTVKYLENVQGILVPGGFGERGAEGKLLAAQFAREHKVPYFGICFGMQMAVLEAARNVGGIKNASSTEFKLHENPVVGLMTEWVKGNQLEKRSKDGDMGGTMRLGAYDCRLKKGTKVAEIYGESSISERHRHRYEVNINYMKQLEAAGIVFCGLSPDGQLPEIIERNDHPWFIGVQFHPELKSKPYAPHPLFTSFIEAAIQQSRLV from the coding sequence ATGGCGACGCGCTTTATTTTCATTACCGGGGGTGTTGTGTCGTCGCTCGGCAAAGGGATTGCTTCCGCTGCGCTCGGCGCTTTGTTGCAGGCGCGGGGCTACAAAGTCCGTCTTCGAAAGCTCGATCCCTATCTGAACGTCGATCCGGGCACCATGAGCCCGACCCAGCACGGCGAAGTCTATGTAACCGACGACGGCGCGGAAACCGATCTCGATCTCGGCCATTACGAACGTTTCACAGGTGTCGCCACGCGGCAAAGCGATAACGTTACAACCGGCCGCCTTTATTCCAGCGTGATCGCCAAGGAACGCCGGGGCGATTATCTTGGCGCTACGGTGCAGGTAATCCCGCATGTGACGGACGCGATCAAGGAATTTGTCCGGGCCGATTTGCATGACGAGGATTTCGTGCTTTGCGAAATCGGTGGCACCGTGGGCGATATCGAAAGCCTGCCTTTCCTTGAGGCTATTCGCCAGCTTGGCAATGAGGAAGGCAGCGAAAATACGCTGTTTATCCATGTTACGCTGTTGCCCTATATCAAAACTGCGGGCGAGCTGAAAACCAAGCCGACCCAGCATTCTGTGAAAGAGCTTCTCAGCCTCGGTATTCAGCCCGATATGCTGATTTGCAGGGCGGACAGGCCCATTCCGGACGGCGAACGCAAAAAGATCGCGCTTTTCTGCAATGTGAAAAAGGAATGCGTGATCCCCGCGCTCGATGTCAGCACAATCTATGAAGTGCCGATCAGCTATCACGCCGAAGGTTTCGACGAACAGGTTTTGCGCCACTTTGATCTGCCTGCAGACAAGAAACCGGATCTTGACCGGTGGGAAGAAATCGTGCGGCGTGTGAAGGAGCCGGAAGGCGAGGTTACGATCGCGATCGTAGGCAAATACACAAGCCTGCTTGATAGCTATAAATCGCTGGCCGAGGCGCTGATGCATGGCGGCGTTGCGAATAATGTGAAGGTCAATCTTCAGTGGCTGGATTCGGAAATTTTCGAAAAGCCGGATACCGTGAAATATCTGGAAAATGTGCAAGGCATCCTTGTTCCCGGCGGCTTCGGTGAGCGCGGCGCGGAAGGCAAGCTGCTTGCGGCGCAGTTCGCGCGTGAACACAAGGTTCCGTATTTCGGTATTTGTTTCGGCATGCAGATGGCGGTGCTTGAGGCCGCGCGAAATGTTGGCGGCATCAAGAACGCTTCATCCACCGAATTTAAACTGCATGAAAACCCGGTTGTCGGCCTTATGACGGAATGGGTGAAGGGTAATCAGCTTGAAAAACGCAGCAAGGACGGCGATATGGGCGGGACCATGCGTCTTGGCGCTTATGATTGCCGGCTCAAAAAAGGCACCAAGGTGGCCGAGATATACGGTGAAAGCAGCATAAGCGAACGCCACCGCCATCGCTATGAAGTTAACATCAATTATATGAAACAGCTCGAAGCAGCCGGTATTGTGTTTTGCGGCTTGTCGCCGGATGGACAATTGCCGGAAATTATTGAGCGCAACGACCATCCGTGGTTTATCGGCGTTCAGTTCCATCCCGAGCTGAAATCGAAGCCTTATGCGCCGCACCCGCTGTTTACATCGTTCATCGAAGCGGCCATCCAGCAAAGCAGGCTGGTTTAA
- the secG gene encoding preprotein translocase subunit SecG encodes MDAVVLVIHLLLAVALIGVILLQRTSQDGGGLVGGGGSSTMGGLFTARGSANLLTRTTAILAACFIVTSLLLAVLASHNKTDENPTSALSQPAPVEQTEPMPADAPAVPQVPLGQ; translated from the coding sequence ATGGATGCGGTCGTTCTCGTTATTCACCTGTTGCTTGCTGTTGCGCTGATCGGGGTTATCCTTTTGCAGCGCACTTCGCAGGACGGCGGCGGGCTGGTAGGCGGGGGCGGCAGCAGCACTATGGGTGGCCTTTTTACCGCACGCGGCTCGGCCAACCTTTTGACGCGCACGACCGCGATCCTAGCCGCTTGTTTCATCGTCACCAGCCTTTTGCTTGCCGTGCTTGCAAGCCATAACAAGACCGATGAAAACCCGACCAGCGCCCTGAGCCAGCCCGCGCCCGTCGAACAAACGGAGCCGATGCCGGCGGACGCGCCCGCGGTGCCGCAAGTTCCGCTCGGGCAATAG
- a CDS encoding triose-phosphate isomerase: MAHRRKIVIANWKMHGRITSGVQLATDLAQKAAAHKPEGYDVVVCPPYSLLWPVAEVLAGSHIKLGAQDCHTANHGAYTGDISAGMLVDIGCQYVILGHSERRNGHGETSQFVAEKVAAAQQAGLTAIVCVGEDRPTRESGGAVEFVTKQLKESLPSRYQTSSLIVAYEPVWAIGSGTTPAENEIQEMHGAIRKALGATGEVVQVIYGGSITPHTSAGIMALSQVDGTLVGGASLNADGFWAIADRCR; this comes from the coding sequence ATGGCCCACAGGCGCAAAATCGTTATTGCTAACTGGAAAATGCATGGCCGCATTACGTCTGGCGTGCAGCTAGCCACCGATCTGGCGCAAAAAGCCGCCGCCCATAAGCCTGAAGGCTATGACGTGGTTGTATGCCCGCCCTATAGCTTGCTTTGGCCTGTGGCCGAGGTGCTGGCTGGCTCGCATATCAAGCTTGGCGCGCAGGATTGTCATACCGCCAATCATGGTGCCTACACAGGCGATATCAGCGCGGGCATGCTTGTCGATATTGGCTGCCAATACGTTATTCTTGGCCATTCCGAACGGCGCAATGGCCATGGCGAAACCAGCCAGTTTGTGGCCGAAAAAGTTGCGGCTGCGCAGCAGGCCGGACTGACCGCGATCGTTTGCGTCGGGGAAGACAGGCCGACGCGGGAAAGCGGCGGGGCTGTCGAATTTGTTACCAAGCAGCTTAAGGAATCACTGCCATCCCGTTATCAAACCTCAAGCCTTATTGTGGCTTACGAACCTGTCTGGGCTATTGGTTCGGGTACGACGCCGGCTGAAAACGAAATCCAGGAAATGCATGGGGCGATTCGCAAGGCGCTCGGTGCGACGGGGGAGGTTGTGCAGGTTATTTATGGCGGCTCCATCACCCCGCATACTTCAGCCGGTATCATGGCCCTTTCGCAGGTCGATGGGACGCTTGTTGGCGGCGCCAGCCTCAATGCCGATGGCTTCTGGGCTATCGCGGATCGCTGCCGCTAG
- the trpE gene encoding anthranilate synthase component I — protein sequence MAITPDAKTFARNWNAGKNQVVWTSYVSDLETPVSAMQKLGHGKAMPFLLESIEGGATRGRFSFIGREPDLIWRCRDGKPEINRQAATNPGTFEPEGAEPLDSLRALLSESKIDDPNQPQPMAAGLFGYLGYDMVRQMEKLPKPKARSYETPDAMMLRPSLLVIFDQIENKFTLVTPAWHSKGGLPEAAYEAACERLKRALNDLQQNPTTAPETSKMPALPAPVSNMQESGFLNMIERAKEYIRAGDIFQVVLSQRFSVPFTLSPLSLYRAVRRMDPSPFLFVFDFGDHAVVGTSPEILVRVRDNKVTVRPIAGTRPRGAGNRSDAELADELLHDEKELAEHLMLLDLGRNDIGRVAKTGTVKVTAHNTIEYYRHVMHIVSNVEAALDEKKDIVDALVAGFPAGTVSGAPKVRAMQVINELEPDARGIYAGCIGYLGVNGAMDTCIAIRTAVIKDGMLHVQAGAGIVYDSNAQAEYRETVAKASGMLKAAEEAMKFAAK from the coding sequence ATCGCCATCACACCGGATGCCAAAACTTTTGCCCGCAACTGGAATGCGGGCAAAAATCAGGTCGTCTGGACCAGCTATGTAAGCGATCTTGAAACGCCCGTTTCGGCGATGCAGAAGCTCGGTCATGGCAAGGCCATGCCGTTTCTTCTGGAATCGATTGAAGGCGGCGCGACGCGCGGGCGTTTTTCCTTTATCGGCCGTGAACCGGATCTGATCTGGCGCTGCCGCGACGGCAAGCCAGAAATCAACAGGCAGGCCGCCACGAACCCGGGCACGTTCGAGCCCGAAGGCGCCGAACCGCTGGATTCCCTGCGCGCGCTGTTGTCCGAAAGCAAGATCGATGACCCAAACCAGCCGCAACCCATGGCGGCGGGGCTGTTCGGTTACCTTGGCTACGACATGGTCCGGCAGATGGAAAAACTGCCGAAGCCGAAAGCGCGTTCCTACGAAACGCCGGACGCCATGATGCTGCGCCCGTCACTGCTCGTTATTTTTGATCAAATTGAAAACAAGTTCACGCTTGTTACCCCCGCGTGGCACAGCAAAGGCGGTTTGCCTGAAGCCGCCTATGAAGCGGCATGCGAACGGTTGAAGCGCGCACTGAATGACTTGCAGCAAAACCCGACAACCGCGCCGGAAACATCAAAAATGCCCGCCCTGCCCGCGCCGGTATCGAACATGCAGGAAAGCGGTTTCCTGAACATGATCGAACGCGCCAAGGAATATATCCGCGCCGGCGATATTTTCCAGGTCGTGCTTTCGCAACGCTTCAGCGTGCCCTTCACACTTTCCCCGCTCAGCCTCTATCGTGCGGTGCGACGCATGGATCCATCACCCTTCCTGTTCGTTTTCGATTTCGGCGATCATGCGGTCGTGGGTACCAGCCCGGAAATTCTTGTGCGCGTCCGCGATAACAAGGTAACGGTCCGGCCCATCGCCGGCACGCGCCCGCGCGGGGCAGGAAACCGCAGCGATGCCGAACTGGCTGACGAACTTTTGCATGATGAAAAAGAACTCGCCGAACATCTCATGCTGCTCGATCTCGGACGCAACGATATCGGCCGCGTCGCCAAAACCGGCACCGTCAAGGTCACCGCGCACAACACCATCGAATATTACCGCCATGTCATGCATATCGTTTCCAACGTCGAAGCCGCGCTGGACGAGAAAAAAGATATCGTTGATGCACTGGTGGCGGGCTTCCCCGCAGGCACCGTTTCGGGCGCGCCCAAGGTGCGCGCTATGCAGGTTATCAACGAACTGGAGCCGGATGCGCGCGGAATCTATGCCGGGTGCATAGGCTATCTTGGCGTCAACGGCGCGATGGATACTTGCATCGCCATCCGCACCGCCGTCATCAAGGACGGCATGTTGCATGTCCAGGCTGGCGCGGGCATCGTATATGACAGCAACGCGCAAGCCGAATACCGGGAAACCGTGGCCAAAGCCAGCGGCATGCTGAAGGCGGCAGAAGAAGCGATGAAGTTTGCCGCCAAGTAA
- a CDS encoding divergent polysaccharide deacetylase family protein, with amino-acid sequence MAKKPSKIMLAVLGAAFLLLVTVLAGLFAAMDRDAVPSPPPTPLARVTPVPWQPPVAEPVADQPTAAESGDLTEEIAAGMAEAVEETPLPEQAVAAPIPTPAPAAEPPLPPGSTPKIAIVIDDMGLNWKNSARATALPAPVTLSYLPYAENLQAQADAALAAGHELFLHMPMQPVGGEYPGPDALVAGLSDDEVRTRMLEALQSFSGYTGLNNHMGSRATADRHVMETIMPLLKERDLIFLDSRTSEQSVAYEVARADGVQALKRDVFLDHTIDGDSIRKQLALTERIARRQGFAIAIGHPHGVTLDVLERWLPDAIARGYKLVALDELLH; translated from the coding sequence ATGGCAAAAAAACCTTCGAAAATAATGCTGGCGGTACTCGGGGCAGCCTTTTTGCTGCTCGTGACGGTGCTTGCCGGCTTGTTTGCGGCCATGGACAGGGATGCCGTGCCGTCCCCGCCACCCACACCTCTTGCACGCGTGACGCCCGTGCCGTGGCAGCCACCCGTTGCCGAACCTGTGGCCGACCAGCCCACGGCAGCAGAATCCGGCGATCTTACTGAAGAAATAGCCGCAGGCATGGCCGAGGCGGTGGAAGAAACGCCCTTGCCGGAACAAGCGGTGGCCGCGCCCATACCCACGCCGGCCCCGGCGGCCGAACCCCCGCTGCCGCCGGGCAGCACCCCAAAAATTGCCATCGTGATCGACGATATGGGGTTGAATTGGAAAAATTCTGCCCGTGCAACTGCGCTGCCTGCGCCGGTCACACTTTCCTACCTGCCATATGCCGAAAATTTGCAAGCGCAGGCCGACGCCGCGCTGGCTGCCGGGCATGAACTGTTTTTGCATATGCCGATGCAGCCGGTGGGCGGCGAATATCCGGGGCCGGATGCGCTTGTAGCCGGTTTAAGCGACGACGAGGTGCGCACCCGCATGCTGGAAGCATTGCAGAGCTTTAGCGGCTATACGGGGCTGAACAACCATATGGGCAGCCGCGCAACGGCGGACAGGCATGTGATGGAAACGATCATGCCGCTTTTGAAAGAGCGCGACCTGATCTTCCTCGATTCCCGGACATCGGAGCAAAGTGTGGCTTACGAAGTTGCGCGTGCGGATGGCGTGCAGGCGCTGAAGCGCGATGTGTTCCTCGATCATACGATCGATGGCGATAGCATCCGCAAACAACTGGCGCTAACCGAGCGCATCGCCCGGCGGCAAGGCTTTGCTATCGCCATAGGTCACCCGCATGGCGTGACGCTTGATGTGCTTGAACGCTGGTTGCCGGATGCGATTGCGCGCGGCTACAAGCTGGTCGCGCTGGATGAATTGTTGCACTGA
- a CDS encoding aminodeoxychorismate/anthranilate synthase component II, translating to MLLLIDNYDSFTYNLVHYFQDLGVEVVVRRNDDLGAAEAMALKPAQIVLSPGPCTPNEAGICLDLIKLAAADKTPLLGVCLGHQAIGQAFGGKVIRGPVPMHGKVSEIIHSNTSIFNGLPSPFKATRYHSLVVERNSFPADLDITAETADGQVMGLQHKTLPIYGVQFHPESILTEYGYQILVNFLKASHDPTIRLSPAIINERTNALRAIHQKAFEGR from the coding sequence ATGCTGCTATTGATCGATAATTACGACAGTTTCACCTACAACCTCGTCCACTATTTTCAGGACCTGGGGGTAGAGGTTGTCGTCAGGCGCAATGATGATCTGGGTGCGGCGGAAGCGATGGCCCTGAAGCCGGCGCAGATCGTGCTTTCGCCCGGCCCCTGTACGCCAAACGAGGCAGGCATTTGCCTTGATCTCATCAAGCTGGCAGCGGCTGACAAGACTCCGCTTCTGGGCGTTTGCCTCGGGCATCAGGCCATCGGGCAAGCTTTTGGCGGGAAGGTCATTCGCGGGCCTGTTCCCATGCATGGCAAGGTAAGCGAAATCATCCACAGTAACACTAGTATTTTTAATGGGTTACCAAGTCCATTTAAAGCTACGCGTTATCATTCACTTGTGGTGGAGCGTAACAGCTTCCCGGCTGATCTGGATATCACGGCGGAAACCGCCGATGGGCAGGTCATGGGCCTCCAACATAAGACGCTGCCGATTTATGGGGTACAATTCCACCCCGAAAGCATCCTGACCGAATATGGCTACCAGATTCTGGTCAATTTCCTGAAGGCCAGCCATGACCCAACCATCCGGCTCAGCCCCGCCATCATCAACGAGCGCACCAATGCCCTTAGAGCCATTCATCAAAAAGCTTTCGAAGGCCGGTGA
- the trpD gene encoding anthranilate phosphoribosyltransferase: MPLEPFIKKLSKAGELSEKEACEAFDTIFTGTVPAGQIRSFLLALRDRGETVAEITGAARSLRAHSLAIQAPEGTIDTCGTGGTGHNTLNISTAAALVTAACGVPVAKHGNRAVSGRSGSADVLAALGVNLDATAAQQERALREANICFMFAPNHHMAMKHVSAVRKEMGVRTIFNLLGPLLNPARAKRQLTGVYARELARPVAEVLARLGTVCAWVVHGHDGLDEITTTGPTAVVQLLNGGITEITLQPQDYGIPLAKPDDIRGGDAADNAQALRKLLGGGTGPYRDIVLLNSAAALVIAGKASGLQEGIKLAGAAIDGGVAGKTLGQLIAITGAKAA; this comes from the coding sequence ATGCCCTTAGAGCCATTCATCAAAAAGCTTTCGAAGGCCGGTGAGCTTTCCGAAAAAGAAGCCTGCGAAGCGTTCGACACCATCTTTACCGGCACGGTTCCTGCCGGGCAGATTAGATCCTTCCTGCTTGCCTTGCGTGACCGCGGCGAAACAGTTGCGGAAATAACGGGCGCAGCCCGTTCGCTGCGCGCCCACAGCCTCGCCATACAGGCCCCCGAAGGCACAATCGACACATGCGGCACCGGCGGCACGGGCCACAATACGCTCAATATCTCGACCGCCGCCGCGCTAGTCACGGCCGCCTGCGGGGTACCCGTGGCCAAGCACGGCAACCGCGCGGTTTCGGGCCGATCCGGGTCCGCCGATGTTCTGGCCGCGCTCGGCGTCAATCTCGATGCCACAGCGGCACAGCAGGAACGCGCGCTGCGCGAAGCTAACATATGTTTCATGTTCGCGCCGAACCACCATATGGCAATGAAGCATGTTTCCGCCGTCCGCAAGGAAATGGGCGTGCGGACGATCTTCAACCTTCTTGGCCCCTTGCTGAACCCGGCGCGCGCAAAGCGGCAACTTACCGGCGTTTATGCACGCGAGCTTGCCCGCCCGGTCGCAGAAGTGCTTGCCCGGCTCGGCACCGTCTGCGCATGGGTCGTGCATGGCCATGACGGGCTTGATGAAATCACGACCACAGGCCCCACGGCCGTTGTGCAATTGCTGAACGGCGGCATCACCGAAATCACTTTGCAACCGCAAGATTACGGCATCCCGCTTGCGAAACCGGACGATATCAGGGGCGGGGATGCCGCTGATAACGCGCAAGCCTTGCGTAAACTTTTGGGCGGCGGCACAGGCCCCTACCGTGATATCGTGCTGCTGAACAGCGCAGCGGCCTTGGTGATAGCGGGTAAGGCATCCGGCCTGCAGGAAGGCATAAAGCTAGCGGGTGCGGCAATTGATGGCGGCGTAGCCGGCAAAACGCTGGGGCAATTGATTGCCATAACCGGGGCCAAGGCAGCATGA